The proteins below are encoded in one region of Streptomyces sp. NBC_00490:
- a CDS encoding glycoside hydrolase family 2 protein, with protein MTPSIHPSRRTVVTALGAVAAVALPAWPQTARAADGEAVAAANGPVLDTHPATEPSGTHVRDVGGTDVVFQYGTVLPAFDGWRTHEPTRDYLSLDKRWRFRFDPADQGTDEGWQSRHHDDRAWDRIEVPAAWDLLNTPGFGSETAPFAKGTAFTDGYAWYRTTVDVPASWRARHVRIAFLAVGYSAEVWLDGVHLGKHEGANSPFALPVAGALRPGTRQTIAVRVFRRASYTDYTASPPQPVTDDHEIPYKPVDYWPYAGLTRSAWIEAVPQVTVAKLLVAAADGHLEARAVVENHGTSDFEGWLTLDPGRKSGGRPAVVPARIAARSAGVVRLSVPVPRAPRWSPAAPHTLTARATLSAGRPSGPRVDTLSTRYGVRELTVADAQLRLNGDPLFLKGLNWHEETAAHGRAMTPAEYDRELGQLKVLGANFIRNCVYNRHPYVYDWADEHGVLVMDDIDTMWLNTAQEKLQTERYGLARALALTMAWNQHNHPSVILWGLQNESEIDAAGAPVYRAWLADLKAAVKAVDLTARPVTWASNTSNDPAFDLADVIGFNEYFGYFYGKDADLGPTLDAVHAKYPDKPILITENGTWSVAGTHGPDTTQGTEEWQAASFSAHWAQVTARSAFVAGFTYWVLKDYKERAGYNQDYNGISVMGLMTFAEERPKLVYDAFRKAAVPGGE; from the coding sequence ATGACCCCATCCATCCATCCGTCCCGGCGCACCGTCGTCACGGCACTCGGCGCCGTCGCAGCCGTCGCTCTGCCGGCCTGGCCGCAGACCGCGCGAGCGGCGGACGGCGAGGCCGTGGCCGCGGCTAACGGCCCGGTGCTCGACACCCACCCGGCCACCGAGCCCTCCGGCACCCATGTGCGTGACGTCGGCGGCACCGATGTCGTCTTCCAGTACGGCACCGTGCTCCCCGCCTTCGACGGCTGGCGCACCCATGAGCCCACCCGCGACTACCTGTCCCTGGACAAGCGCTGGCGTTTCCGCTTCGACCCCGCCGACCAGGGGACCGACGAAGGGTGGCAGTCCCGGCACCATGACGACCGGGCGTGGGACCGCATCGAGGTGCCGGCCGCCTGGGACCTGTTGAACACTCCCGGATTCGGCTCGGAGACCGCCCCCTTCGCCAAGGGCACCGCGTTCACCGACGGCTACGCCTGGTACCGCACCACCGTCGACGTACCCGCGTCCTGGCGTGCCCGGCACGTCCGCATCGCGTTCCTCGCCGTCGGCTACAGCGCCGAGGTCTGGCTCGACGGCGTGCATCTCGGCAAGCACGAGGGGGCCAACTCGCCCTTCGCGCTTCCGGTGGCGGGGGCGCTCCGGCCGGGCACCCGCCAGACGATCGCCGTGCGGGTCTTCCGCCGGGCGAGCTACACCGACTACACGGCCTCGCCCCCGCAGCCGGTCACCGACGACCACGAGATCCCGTACAAGCCGGTCGACTACTGGCCCTACGCGGGGTTGACCCGGTCGGCCTGGATCGAGGCGGTACCGCAGGTCACCGTCGCCAAGCTGCTCGTGGCCGCCGCGGACGGGCACCTGGAGGCGCGTGCGGTCGTCGAGAACCACGGTACGTCCGACTTCGAGGGCTGGCTCACCCTGGATCCCGGCCGGAAGAGCGGTGGCCGGCCCGCCGTGGTCCCCGCCCGGATCGCGGCCCGATCGGCGGGCGTCGTACGCCTTTCGGTGCCCGTGCCCCGCGCCCCGCGATGGAGCCCGGCCGCACCGCACACGCTCACCGCCCGCGCCACCCTGAGCGCCGGCAGGCCGTCAGGCCCACGGGTGGACACACTGTCCACCCGCTATGGAGTGCGTGAACTGACCGTGGCCGACGCACAGTTGCGGTTGAACGGCGATCCTCTCTTCCTGAAGGGCCTCAACTGGCACGAGGAGACGGCCGCGCACGGCAGAGCGATGACACCCGCCGAGTACGACCGGGAACTGGGGCAGCTCAAGGTCCTGGGCGCCAACTTCATCCGCAACTGCGTCTACAACCGTCACCCCTACGTCTACGACTGGGCGGACGAACACGGCGTACTGGTGATGGACGACATCGACACCATGTGGCTCAACACCGCCCAGGAGAAGCTCCAGACCGAGCGCTACGGCCTCGCCCGGGCGCTGGCCCTGACGATGGCGTGGAACCAGCACAACCACCCTTCGGTGATCCTTTGGGGCCTCCAGAACGAGTCGGAGATCGACGCCGCCGGCGCTCCGGTCTACCGGGCCTGGCTCGCCGACCTGAAGGCGGCAGTGAAGGCGGTCGACCTCACCGCCCGTCCCGTCACCTGGGCCTCCAACACCAGCAACGACCCCGCCTTCGACCTCGCGGACGTGATCGGGTTCAACGAGTACTTCGGCTACTTCTACGGCAAGGACGCCGACCTCGGCCCCACGCTCGACGCGGTGCACGCGAAGTACCCCGACAAGCCGATCCTGATCACCGAGAACGGCACCTGGTCCGTCGCCGGCACCCACGGCCCCGACACCACGCAGGGCACGGAGGAGTGGCAGGCGGCGAGCTTCAGCGCGCACTGGGCCCAAGTGACCGCGCGCAGCGCGTTCGTCGCCGGGTTCACCTACTGGGTACTCAAGGACTACAAGGAGCGGGCCGGGTACAACCAGGACTACAACGGGATCTCCGTGATGGGCCTGATGACGTTCGCGGAGGAGCGGCCCAAGCTGGTCTACGACGCCTTCCGGAAGGCGGCGGTGCCGGGCGGCGAGTGA
- a CDS encoding DUF4240 domain-containing protein has protein sequence MDIDSFWKIIEECREEAHGRAERLAWLKDELARRPVKEIVGFQVCLDRLCEQAFTWDLWAAADRIFGGWCSDDGFCYFRLWAVGLGQATFERAVQDPDTLAEAPEVGRLAGRSRGEWGDHWPEWEELDYVAAEAYEQATQVSDEFATFYEAVDALQSDDEVVRDPLGKRWDVRDEVEASRRLPQLSSRFPITMQP, from the coding sequence GTGGACATCGACTCCTTCTGGAAGATCATCGAGGAATGCCGGGAGGAGGCTCATGGCAGGGCTGAGCGACTGGCGTGGTTGAAGGACGAACTCGCGCGAAGGCCCGTGAAGGAGATCGTGGGGTTCCAGGTTTGCCTTGACCGTCTGTGTGAGCAGGCATTCACCTGGGACCTTTGGGCTGCCGCCGACAGGATCTTCGGCGGCTGGTGCTCGGATGACGGCTTCTGCTACTTCCGTCTGTGGGCAGTCGGCTTGGGCCAGGCCACGTTCGAGCGAGCTGTCCAGGATCCCGACACTCTGGCCGAGGCGCCTGAGGTAGGGCGCTTGGCAGGCCGATCACGAGGTGAGTGGGGTGATCACTGGCCGGAGTGGGAGGAACTGGACTATGTCGCGGCCGAGGCCTACGAACAGGCGACCCAGGTGTCCGACGAGTTCGCCACCTTCTATGAGGCAGTGGACGCTCTGCAAAGTGACGACGAAGTGGTTCGGGACCCGCTCGGGAAGCGCTGGGACGTGCGAGATGAGGTTGAAGCCTCGCGTAGGCTGCCGCAGCTGAGTTCCAGGTTCCCGATCACAATGCAACCATGA
- a CDS encoding ABC transporter substrate-binding protein: MSRTTPRHRSRGALAVTLAAAALMISACGGSTGSKDDPALQEPAKPGQKVDLRFWSWVPGVDKAVDKWNATHPDIHVKLEKIPAGSSGGYAKMRAALKSGNAPDLAQVEYQEIPSFLLENGLVNLSQYGADKDRSKFVDWQWQQGVFDKSVYAIPQASGPMGLFYRADLYKKWGIEPPATWEEFAQAAQKIHDADPKAYISTFPAGNSAWFTALAWQAGAKWFGVNGDTWSVNIDSPQTLKVAAFWDDLRGKKVIKTEPDFANGWYKDLQSGAITSWVSAQWGDAIISGNAPKTSGKWAVAPMPQWTKGANVSANWGGSSTAVLKGAKHIPEALKFAEWLNTDPASVDLLLQGGYGWPAAADGYEGTSLDKPSPFFAGQKYNEVFAEADKNIDNSWKWIPTIDATYQHLNDGFQAALAGKGSFVSAVKQAQKQTVEDLKKKGLKVSTGQ; encoded by the coding sequence ATGAGCCGCACCACACCCCGCCACCGAAGCCGGGGCGCACTCGCCGTGACCCTTGCCGCCGCCGCCCTGATGATCTCCGCCTGCGGGGGTTCGACCGGTTCGAAGGACGACCCGGCACTCCAGGAGCCCGCCAAGCCCGGCCAGAAGGTCGACCTGCGCTTCTGGTCATGGGTCCCCGGGGTCGACAAGGCCGTCGACAAATGGAACGCCACCCACCCGGACATCCACGTCAAACTGGAGAAGATCCCGGCGGGCAGCAGCGGTGGCTACGCCAAGATGCGCGCCGCCCTCAAGAGCGGCAACGCGCCCGACCTGGCACAGGTGGAGTACCAGGAGATCCCCTCGTTCCTGCTGGAGAACGGCCTGGTGAACCTGTCCCAGTACGGCGCGGACAAGGACCGGTCGAAGTTCGTGGACTGGCAGTGGCAGCAGGGGGTCTTCGACAAGTCCGTCTACGCGATCCCCCAGGCGTCCGGTCCGATGGGCCTGTTCTACCGCGCTGACCTGTACAAGAAGTGGGGCATCGAACCGCCCGCCACCTGGGAGGAGTTCGCCCAGGCCGCGCAGAAGATCCACGATGCCGACCCGAAGGCCTACATCAGCACCTTCCCCGCCGGCAACTCCGCCTGGTTCACCGCCCTCGCCTGGCAGGCCGGCGCCAAGTGGTTCGGCGTGAACGGCGACACCTGGTCGGTGAACATCGACTCCCCGCAGACCCTCAAGGTCGCCGCCTTCTGGGACGACCTGCGCGGCAAGAAGGTCATCAAGACCGAACCCGACTTCGCCAACGGCTGGTACAAGGACCTGCAGAGCGGTGCCATCACCTCGTGGGTCAGCGCCCAGTGGGGCGACGCCATCATCAGCGGAAACGCTCCTAAGACCAGTGGCAAGTGGGCGGTCGCACCCATGCCGCAGTGGACGAAGGGCGCGAACGTGTCCGCGAACTGGGGAGGATCCTCCACGGCTGTCCTCAAGGGGGCCAAGCACATCCCCGAGGCCCTGAAGTTCGCCGAGTGGCTCAACACCGACCCGGCGAGCGTCGACCTGCTGCTGCAGGGCGGATACGGCTGGCCCGCGGCGGCCGACGGGTACGAGGGCACCTCGCTGGACAAGCCGTCACCGTTCTTCGCAGGCCAGAAGTACAACGAGGTCTTCGCCGAAGCGGACAAGAACATCGACAACTCGTGGAAGTGGATACCGACGATCGACGCCACGTACCAGCACCTCAACGACGGCTTCCAGGCCGCCCTGGCCGGCAAGGGCTCGTTCGTCTCCGCGGTCAAGCAGGCGCAGAAGCAGACCGTCGAGGACCTGAAGAAGAAGGGTCTGAAGGTTTCCACCGGCCAGTGA
- a CDS encoding Imm21 family immunity protein, with the protein MSALSSTAADASHASPVWVESMGGPLIVIPVSELAAWGGCTETGVMAGDATAPDDYDRACAVDDLAGVITVGDNGAQALVLADEPATSCYLPERGAFLRWLAADSEAGLKAAAEAVLADPATEWEECGTWTSEGPAVLMDSAEAGAELNTEYPGGGMPEQASVPLPAGRWKVRAIHTKVDEENWVGLVQILPTES; encoded by the coding sequence ATGAGCGCCTTGTCATCTACCGCAGCCGATGCGTCGCACGCCTCCCCTGTCTGGGTGGAGTCGATGGGCGGCCCTTTGATCGTCATCCCCGTCTCCGAGTTGGCTGCATGGGGTGGATGCACGGAGACCGGGGTCATGGCTGGAGACGCCACCGCTCCAGACGACTACGACCGGGCCTGCGCGGTGGACGATCTGGCCGGTGTGATCACCGTTGGCGACAACGGTGCGCAGGCACTGGTGCTGGCGGACGAGCCAGCCACCAGCTGCTATTTGCCCGAGCGCGGAGCATTCCTGCGGTGGCTTGCGGCCGACTCTGAGGCCGGTCTGAAGGCCGCAGCAGAGGCTGTCCTCGCCGACCCCGCCACCGAGTGGGAGGAGTGCGGCACGTGGACGTCGGAGGGCCCCGCCGTGCTCATGGACTCCGCCGAAGCAGGCGCCGAGCTGAACACCGAGTATCCCGGCGGTGGGATGCCCGAGCAGGCTTCAGTCCCGCTGCCCGCCGGCCGCTGGAAGGTCCGCGCCATCCACACCAAGGTGGACGAGGAAAACTGGGTCGGGTTGGTTCAGATCCTGCCCACCGAATCATGA
- a CDS encoding DUF6896 domain-containing protein — MERVGAARDLVLGYVHALNAISEAMRVAIPSREPLADVLGLARSRRISRSGHIGTYSYTVHGAGCRFVSGNGTEVDVDFAADGSEVFDLWRLRWYGLSLPEPVDVTDEDLRSAVRSLQPLLAEVRPGWFSVAS, encoded by the coding sequence ATGGAACGGGTTGGGGCTGCGCGAGACCTCGTGCTCGGTTACGTCCACGCGCTGAACGCGATTAGCGAGGCCATGAGGGTGGCGATTCCCTCGCGTGAGCCACTGGCAGATGTCCTTGGCCTGGCCCGTTCGCGGCGGATCAGCCGGAGTGGGCACATCGGTACCTACTCCTACACGGTTCATGGGGCGGGATGTCGATTCGTCAGCGGCAACGGCACTGAGGTCGATGTGGACTTCGCAGCCGACGGGAGTGAAGTCTTCGATCTCTGGCGGCTGCGCTGGTATGGGCTGAGCCTGCCGGAGCCTGTTGACGTCACGGATGAGGACCTGCGGTCCGCAGTGCGGTCGCTGCAACCGCTTCTGGCCGAGGTGCGACCGGGGTGGTTCAGCGTTGCTAGCTGA
- a CDS encoding carbohydrate ABC transporter permease: MSLQTPARTVPPKGGKPDSDENTTPHGGITGVTPRSRILVTGLLVAAAGYFLLPVYWLVVASTKSTGDLFGSFGLWFSHPQFLSNLRKVVTYDDAIYLRWAANSILYAGVGAAVATLLAAMCGYALAKFSFAGRDTIFNVVLGGVLIPATALALPMYLLFSEAGLANTYWAVLLPSFVSPFGVYLCRIYAAASIPDEVLEAARIDGAGEIRIFTVVALRIMTPALVTIFLFQFVGIWNNYFLPLVMLSDSKLYPITLGLTSWQSFADRQPQLYQMTVGGALVSVVPLMIAMVVLQRFWRSGLTEGSVKG; encoded by the coding sequence GTGAGTCTTCAGACACCGGCCCGCACAGTCCCGCCGAAGGGCGGGAAGCCGGACTCCGACGAGAACACGACGCCGCACGGCGGCATCACCGGGGTCACCCCGCGCAGCCGCATCCTGGTCACCGGCCTGCTGGTGGCCGCCGCCGGGTACTTCCTGCTCCCGGTGTACTGGCTGGTGGTGGCATCCACCAAGTCCACCGGCGACCTGTTCGGCAGCTTCGGGTTGTGGTTCTCCCATCCCCAGTTCCTGAGCAACCTGCGCAAGGTGGTCACCTACGACGACGCGATCTACCTGCGCTGGGCCGCCAACAGCATCCTGTACGCGGGCGTCGGCGCCGCCGTGGCGACGCTGCTGGCCGCGATGTGCGGCTACGCGCTGGCCAAGTTCTCCTTCGCCGGACGTGACACGATCTTCAACGTCGTGCTGGGCGGCGTCCTGATCCCCGCCACGGCGCTGGCACTGCCCATGTACCTGCTGTTCAGCGAGGCAGGCCTGGCCAACACCTACTGGGCCGTCCTGCTGCCGAGCTTCGTCAGTCCCTTCGGCGTGTACCTGTGCCGGATCTACGCCGCGGCGTCCATACCGGACGAGGTACTGGAGGCGGCCCGCATCGACGGCGCGGGAGAGATCCGCATCTTCACGGTCGTCGCTCTGCGCATCATGACGCCCGCCCTGGTGACGATCTTCCTCTTCCAGTTCGTCGGCATCTGGAACAACTACTTCCTGCCGCTGGTCATGCTGTCCGACTCCAAGCTGTACCCCATCACGCTGGGTCTGACGTCGTGGCAGTCCTTCGCCGACCGCCAACCGCAGCTCTACCAAATGACCGTCGGAGGCGCCTTGGTCTCCGTCGTCCCTCTGATGATCGCCATGGTCGTCCTGCAGCGCTTCTGGCGCAGCGGTCTGACCGAGGGCAGCGTGAAGGGCTGA
- a CDS encoding immunity 53 family protein, with translation MGDSEDVLDWLQRWYAAQCDEDWEHEWGVKIATVDNPGWAVTIDLEETDLESHEYPRQDVNRSAHDWVWAWTSEKTFEVRCGPGNLTEGLALFRSWATANTP, from the coding sequence ATGGGCGATTCGGAGGATGTTCTTGACTGGCTGCAGCGCTGGTACGCCGCGCAGTGCGACGAGGACTGGGAGCACGAGTGGGGCGTGAAGATCGCGACGGTCGACAACCCGGGCTGGGCCGTCACCATCGATTTGGAGGAGACGGACCTGGAGTCCCACGAGTACCCCCGCCAGGACGTCAACCGCAGCGCCCACGACTGGGTCTGGGCATGGACGTCCGAGAAGACCTTTGAGGTCAGATGCGGGCCCGGCAACCTCACCGAAGGCCTCGCCTTGTTCCGCTCCTGGGCAACCGCGAACACTCCCTGA
- a CDS encoding carbohydrate ABC transporter permease — translation MPTRAPRRRRNLAPVVFVAPFLLLFLLTFALPIGYAVYQSVMDVEHTGALGLGGSHTVFAGLRNYSDALSDHAFVRSIGRVLLFAAVQVPVMVALSAGLALLLDSASARGVRFFRAAFFLPYGVPGVIASILWGFLYVPGVSPLVDGMRHLGVSVDLLGGDTVLWSIANIVTWEFAGYNVLVLVAQLRTIPAELYEAARIDGASAWMTVRHVKLPLLRPALILTTVFTIIGTLQLFAEPLVLKPVSSSIDSAYTPNLSAYNEAFTNDNYHLAAAEAVLLALAAFVLSFGFLRLINKRGGDA, via the coding sequence ATGCCCACCCGAGCGCCCCGCCGCCGCAGAAACCTGGCGCCCGTCGTCTTCGTCGCGCCGTTCCTCCTGCTGTTCCTACTGACCTTCGCCCTCCCCATCGGCTACGCCGTCTATCAGAGCGTCATGGATGTCGAACACACCGGAGCCCTGGGGCTCGGCGGCAGCCATACCGTCTTCGCAGGGCTGCGCAACTACTCCGACGCGTTGTCCGATCACGCCTTTGTCCGCAGCATCGGCCGCGTACTGCTGTTCGCGGCCGTCCAGGTGCCGGTGATGGTCGCGTTGTCCGCCGGGCTCGCGCTGCTGCTGGACAGCGCCTCGGCCAGAGGCGTGCGGTTCTTCCGCGCCGCCTTCTTCCTGCCCTACGGCGTTCCGGGCGTCATCGCGTCCATCCTGTGGGGCTTCCTGTACGTACCGGGAGTCAGCCCCCTCGTGGACGGCATGCGCCACCTGGGGGTGTCGGTCGACCTGCTGGGCGGCGACACAGTGCTGTGGTCCATCGCGAACATCGTCACGTGGGAGTTCGCCGGCTACAACGTGCTGGTCCTCGTCGCCCAGCTGCGCACGATCCCCGCAGAACTGTACGAGGCCGCCCGCATCGACGGCGCCAGTGCGTGGATGACGGTCCGGCACGTCAAACTGCCGCTGCTGCGCCCGGCGCTCATCCTCACCACGGTCTTCACCATCATCGGCACGCTGCAACTGTTCGCGGAACCACTGGTGCTCAAGCCCGTCTCCTCGAGTATCGACAGCGCCTACACACCCAACCTCAGCGCCTACAACGAGGCGTTCACCAACGACAACTACCACCTCGCCGCCGCCGAGGCCGTGTTGCTCGCGCTCGCCGCGTTCGTGCTCTCTTTCGGTTTCCTGCGGCTGATCAACAAGAGAGGTGGGGACGCGTGA
- a CDS encoding cellulase-like family protein yields the protein MTAQQQPTPGETTGRLAITLWDFSWYTQAGPGEPFADIDRAFAETVERGFNTVRICAMPFLLFSGRVHDPDSIQVRGLGEQFGQRTRWYDVRGGYPLDGRRRLAELFEAAARHDCKVIVSSWEYQQSPSFADTDTWHRALAEVPGPDRAEAVAEGLAGLLDFLNERGLTDAVAYVEVHNEVDNCDLVPADGTPGHYARLRGPLERAVKLLQARHPAVPVTYSLGEPWPDELEDLPEQAQIAHFHFYVYGVLGALYEAVGLGHGTEAAPETAAWPTPELAAMLRPDAPAFADYQPDEPWRLAATGIPRELFYAHDWVDPDRWDLWLYENYAAHRQAMRDTLASWVDSVAEFARRRGVPAVLGEGVVGYTPLLTRFEEDAVGKDIAEFVVDRCLDAGFRGVVLTSNAAPHHPMWHTDADWMRRVNSRITAG from the coding sequence ATGACCGCACAGCAGCAGCCCACCCCGGGCGAGACCACGGGCCGACTCGCCATCACCCTGTGGGACTTCAGCTGGTACACACAGGCAGGACCCGGCGAGCCGTTCGCCGACATCGACCGCGCCTTCGCCGAGACGGTGGAGCGCGGCTTCAACACCGTGCGCATCTGCGCCATGCCCTTCCTGCTGTTCTCCGGACGCGTCCACGACCCGGACTCCATCCAGGTCCGCGGCCTGGGCGAGCAGTTCGGACAGCGCACCCGCTGGTACGACGTGCGCGGCGGCTACCCGCTGGACGGCCGCCGACGGCTCGCCGAGCTGTTCGAAGCCGCGGCCCGGCACGACTGCAAGGTGATCGTGTCCTCCTGGGAGTACCAGCAGTCCCCCAGCTTCGCCGACACCGACACCTGGCACCGCGCCCTGGCCGAAGTTCCGGGCCCGGACCGCGCCGAAGCGGTGGCCGAAGGACTCGCCGGGCTGCTCGACTTCCTCAACGAGCGCGGACTGACCGACGCCGTCGCCTACGTCGAGGTCCACAACGAGGTCGACAACTGCGACCTGGTACCGGCCGACGGCACCCCCGGCCACTACGCCCGGCTGCGCGGCCCCCTCGAACGCGCCGTGAAACTGTTGCAGGCACGCCACCCCGCCGTCCCCGTCACCTACTCGCTCGGCGAGCCGTGGCCCGACGAGCTCGAGGACCTGCCCGAGCAGGCGCAGATCGCCCACTTCCACTTCTACGTCTACGGCGTGCTCGGCGCGCTGTACGAGGCGGTCGGACTCGGCCACGGCACCGAGGCGGCGCCCGAGACGGCCGCCTGGCCGACCCCCGAACTGGCCGCCATGCTGCGCCCCGACGCGCCCGCCTTCGCCGACTACCAGCCGGACGAACCCTGGCGGCTGGCGGCCACCGGGATCCCGCGCGAACTGTTCTACGCGCACGACTGGGTGGACCCCGACCGCTGGGACCTGTGGCTCTACGAGAACTACGCGGCACACCGCCAGGCCATGCGGGACACACTGGCCTCCTGGGTCGACTCGGTGGCCGAGTTCGCCCGCCGGCGCGGTGTTCCCGCTGTCCTCGGTGAAGGCGTCGTCGGGTACACCCCGCTCCTGACCCGCTTCGAGGAGGACGCCGTCGGCAAGGACATCGCCGAGTTCGTCGTCGACCGCTGCCTCGATGCCGGTTTCCGCGGCGTCGTCCTGACCTCCAACGCGGCCCCGCACCACCCCATGTGGCACACCGACGCGGACTGGATGCGGCGCGTCAACTCCCGTATCACCGCGGGCTGA
- a CDS encoding recombinase family protein — protein MERPKFGELLAYARPGDAVHISEMFRLVRGTGHILDVLDVLHRDRLALRIHDGAFSAMDLTARHPRTGELLATVKFMVQTLAAAGELQRDLQRELTYDGLRAAEAKGNKGGRRPAVAADKTDAVRTAYLEGRSIAALARDHHVSRGAIRTAVAELLPEYTAAAPDALTPEVPVVLDMPGKVADFLRASDLDAAERATLDQGVTVRRGQGYTLRVTAAPAIHRRLLDLCQPLDGAPRTSAVPAQRKARREYENRVNALATDTL, from the coding sequence CTGGAGCGGCCGAAGTTCGGCGAGCTGCTGGCGTACGCGCGGCCGGGCGACGCCGTGCACATCTCCGAGATGTTCCGCCTCGTGCGCGGCACCGGCCACATCCTCGACGTGCTCGACGTCCTGCACCGCGACCGCCTCGCCCTGCGCATCCACGACGGCGCGTTCTCCGCGATGGACCTCACCGCCCGCCACCCACGTACCGGGGAGTTGCTGGCCACCGTGAAGTTCATGGTGCAGACCCTCGCCGCCGCCGGCGAACTCCAGCGCGACCTCCAGCGAGAGCTGACCTACGACGGACTGCGCGCCGCCGAGGCGAAGGGCAACAAGGGCGGACGCCGCCCCGCCGTCGCGGCCGACAAGACCGACGCTGTGCGCACCGCGTACCTGGAAGGCCGCTCCATCGCCGCCCTCGCCCGCGACCACCACGTCAGCCGCGGCGCCATCCGAACCGCCGTCGCCGAGCTGCTGCCCGAGTACACCGCCGCCGCCCCGGACGCCCTGACCCCGGAGGTACCGGTCGTGCTCGACATGCCGGGCAAGGTCGCCGACTTTCTCCGCGCGTCCGACCTCGACGCCGCCGAGCGCGCCACGCTCGATCAGGGCGTGACCGTACGGCGCGGCCAGGGCTACACCCTGCGCGTCACCGCCGCGCCCGCGATCCACCGCCGACTCCTTGACCTCTGCCAACCGCTCGATGGCGCCCCTAGGACCTCGGCGGTCCCGGCGCAGCGCAAGGCTCGCCGCGAGTACGAGAACCGCGTCAACGCCCTCGCGACCGACACCCTGTAG
- a CDS encoding SDR family NAD(P)-dependent oxidoreductase has product MSGRVAVITGAAHGIGAATAHRLAAEGAQVVVTDVDDTAGKEVAAAITGQGGRAEYVRCDVTSAADWEHLARHVQEHHGRLDVLHSNAFAQLNKPADELSEAEWDGQMAVLLKPAWRAMKTFAAMLREARGSVVLTSSVHAVIGLPGHAAYAAAKGALCSLGRQLAVEYGPDIRVNTVLPGPILTAAWDGIPESDRERSVAATAARRFGQPQEVAAAVAFLASEDASYVTGASLVVDGGWSVMKESS; this is encoded by the coding sequence ATGAGCGGCCGCGTGGCGGTGATCACCGGCGCCGCCCACGGGATCGGCGCGGCCACGGCTCACAGACTCGCGGCCGAGGGGGCCCAGGTCGTGGTCACGGACGTGGACGACACCGCGGGCAAGGAGGTCGCGGCCGCCATCACCGGCCAGGGAGGCCGCGCCGAGTACGTACGCTGCGACGTCACCTCCGCCGCCGACTGGGAGCACCTGGCCCGCCACGTCCAGGAGCACCACGGACGCCTGGACGTGCTGCACAGCAACGCCTTCGCCCAGCTCAACAAGCCCGCCGACGAACTGAGCGAGGCCGAGTGGGACGGTCAGATGGCCGTGCTGCTCAAGCCCGCCTGGCGGGCGATGAAGACGTTCGCGGCCATGCTGCGCGAGGCCCGCGGCTCCGTCGTGCTGACCTCCTCGGTGCACGCGGTCATCGGGCTGCCCGGCCATGCCGCCTACGCCGCCGCGAAGGGCGCGCTGTGCTCGCTGGGACGGCAGCTGGCCGTCGAGTACGGTCCGGACATCCGGGTCAACACAGTGCTGCCGGGCCCCATCCTGACCGCCGCTTGGGACGGCATCCCGGAGTCCGACCGCGAGCGCAGTGTCGCGGCCACGGCGGCCCGGCGGTTCGGACAGCCGCAGGAGGTGGCGGCCGCCGTCGCGTTCCTGGCATCGGAGGATGCCTCCTATGTGACCGGCGCCAGCCTCGTGGTCGATGGAGGATGGAGCGTCATGAAGGAGTCCTCGTGA